The genomic stretch AATATAAACAGAAGCACTAGATGTACAAAGGTTTTgactgaataaaattttacatcattcaaaaaaaaaaaatagctgtGAAAGGTAACAATTCTAGGAGGATTTATATCACACGAGAAAACTTGCATTTTAACCAACTACTGGAAATTGTCGTCATAGTCTCTTAAGTCTTAACACATGAACACATCGggaaaatattaattgtaaagtATTACTTTTATAGTTCTATTAAACATCGAATCGCACTCACGTAAAATGATTTGTTAAGCTTTTGTAGTATTTgataatatagtaaaaatatatatattgagatATAATGCAAAACAGATAAATACTTTTgggtaaaagaaaaacgaaAAGGAAATTAAAACTTTGATCTCGGAATAAAAGATATGCTAAGGCTCAAgtttaacttctttttcttgGAACTTTTGTCACAAAAACTTTCAGCATGAATTAATGTTCAttgtataaaactataaatcaaatcaaagatAAACAGAACTTCTTCAAAGAAAACACAACAACAAAGATGGAACACAAAACACCAGAGAAAAGCAATCAGAGACTCGAGATGATTTCAGAAAGCAAACTTCTTTacaaataaatgtatttaacTTCCTCAGGACAATACAAGAATACAAAAAACATACCAAGCTCCATCAGAGCTCTCTTTATTAcagaacaaaataataaaaaaaatccctACATCGGAGAGCAACCTCCGAGAGAGAGAAATAGGAGAGCTTCCGAAACAAAGTTCCAAGTGTccaataaatttcttttttttttcagttcccGATGATACACATATGCTAAAGAACGATAGaacaacaaaacacacacagaaCAACAAAACACACAATAAAGTACCTTCGGGGGAAAATCTTGTGGTGGGGGGTTACATTCTCATTCAGCTCTAGACTGGCCAGCTCGTGAGGAGAGGATGATTCCCACAATAAGGCCGTAAAGAGCAAGAGCTTCTGCGAAGATAAGGATAAGAATCATCCCGACAAAGAGCTTAGGCTGCTGAGCATTTGCCCTGGGAAAAAAGAACAAGTCAAACACCAACTCATTTGTAAAAGTTTTGTAGGATGTACGAGAAGGAGGGAATTAACAAACCTGACACCGGCGTCTCCGACAATACCAATGGCCATACCAGCAGAAAGACCAGCGAGACCACAAGCAAGACCGGAGGAGAGATGTGCGTATCCGTCGAAGAGGTAGTAGGACTTAGCCTTGGGGTTAATCCCGGTACTGATGATAACAGCAATAATCAAACCGTAAATACCCAAGACACCAGCCATGACAACGGGGACAATGGACTTCATGACCAACTCAGGCCTCATGACTCCCATAGAAGCCACACCAACTCCACTTATTAGAGTATAGATTGATTACCGGTTTACTTGGTTAAATACGGTTTGATATATTGGTTTAGTGTCGTTATATAAGTCAGAGTCTGTAACAGACTTACAGTTGAGTTGCAGAATAACAAACTATCTTTCTCTCATTTCTCTCTCGATCATGATTCATCTCTGaatctaatatggtatcagagcaattgCTCTCATCTTCCGCTTCTTCCTGATCGATTCAGAGCTTGATTCGAGCTTCCGATTCATCTCCGTCAC from Raphanus sativus cultivar WK10039 unplaced genomic scaffold, ASM80110v3 Scaffold1086, whole genome shotgun sequence encodes the following:
- the LOC108837360 gene encoding V-type proton ATPase subunit c1, encoding MSTFSGDETAPFFGFLGAAAALVFSCMGAAYGTAKSGVGVASMGVMRPELVMKSIVPVVMAGVLGIYGLIIAVIISTGINPKAKSYYLFDGYAHLSSGLACGLAGLSAGMAIGIVGDAGVRANAQQPKLFVGMILILIFAEALALYGLIVGIILSSRAGQSRAE